The sequence GCATGGGTGCAGGTCGCCACCACTGTCAGTGCCCAGGGTGTCCAGCACAGGTCAGCCCTCCATTGTCAAAAGAGAATGGACGACCTTATCTGCTCCACCAGGGAAAGTAAGCCTCAGCTGCTCACAGTAAccacaatgaatgaatgaatgataaTTGTCAGGAACACAGCAACATTgtaaggtgatgcctcatagccccactgcattCCTTCTGCTCTGCAGGTGGAGTGACCACTGTACCTTCCTCACCCCTCCACACAGGGACCTTACAAGCTGTCTGGAAGGGGGAGGCGGAGGGGGAGttgagggtggtgagtgggggggtggtggaggaaggggCTCAGATGCAGAGGGTACCAGCAAACTCTGCAAAGGACATGTCTCTCTGAGCCCTTATCCTTGTATGTGGATGGGCTCACTGCTCTTAAGGGTGCTGGCCCAGAGCCCTTCTAGGCAACATGCAGTGCAGTAATGAAATGTCACACAATCCAGTGCATTATCTCTAAGACTGGTAGTCTGGAAAGAAATGTGAAATAGCTGTGTACAAATGGATGCTAAATACAATTcctcaaccccatcttctctgTTCTCTTTGAGCAGGACAAGTTAAGCCATAACAGGCTAGTGAGGGAGAAGACAGGAAGGGTTTGGCCACACCTGAAGGAAGTAACAGAGCTCAAGGAGAGGGCAGCCCAGCTGGCAAAAGTGAAGTGGGGCTAGGCCATTGAAGATGGGGAGACTGTCTTTTGGCCTCCAaccagtaaggatccatgcatgtAATGGAAACCTTAAGTCCAAGGGTCCCCCCATGTTGGAGGCATCTCGTGCTGTCACTCATTctatcctctctcacttacaggtgccaccaGGAAAAGGCAAGGCCTGAGCCAGAAGAAAAGTTGTCCAGCTTCAGCACAAGCCCAAGACCAGAGAGCAGTGAGGACATAACGCAAGAGCCATGTACAACTATAAAGGTGTCACAGCagacacctgcaccctccaccagcccagagagagacacacacctcggtagttATTAGCTCTAGAGTAGGAAGGGTCTTGaattctggtggtcaccgcatggacacatgtctgcaacaggaggaggcagggtttGCTGAGCTCTCTGGCATttggaggagtgctggggaagaggcatctgtgaagttCAAGCCGTTTAGCGGCTTCTAGAATCAGGCTTCCAACTGATGCTGGAGAGTCAGCAAGGGGCAGAGGAACATCAGCCACAGgtgtcagaggccctcaacagggtggcacatgagtcagaggagttTGTCCGCCTGCTGGCTAATGAAGTGGTCCCAAGCTATGCATGCATCAAGGTTACTGAGGGGAGGATAGCAGACTCCATGGAGATTCTAGTCCAGCAGATTCTGTTCCACCAAGGTAGCCATAGCAGACTTTCTGCAATGGCTacgtgagagagggatggggcaccttgacctccctccaggtgccctttcccctcaaggagccagacaggggccttcaggcacccaaagggaggaggagtggcagctggacacccctgggacacccactcaggaatctcagagactgtctgACCCTtctgaatcccctttgcctgtgaccccttcaaccacatcctctgacactgcagagggagcagctggcccacagaaggACAGCCAGGCCTTGGTTCTCCAGAGGGCGGCCGCCAAGATCTtccaaggcaacagggccaactgaTCAGCAGGATGCCTCCTCCCCTGCTAAGGATGTTGGGGAAGCAGCTAGAAGTAGCAGggaaaggaaaattaagaaatattaaaAGCACAACTAGCTGCAAGGGTGAACAATTGAATGTCACAATCAGAAAACTTTTGTAAGTGTATTCATCTTCACATTAATAATGTCTACTGTTTTGCTTTCGCTGTTGTGCTTAAGGATTagcatttctctccctccttcatctTCCAGTGGACAACCCATTCCCCTAGAATGAGGCATCTGCAGGGAGGCAAAGGTATGTGACAGGGCCCTTGCGAGCCATGTGGAAGCATTCTCCCGTGCATCCTTTAAATCGTTATGTGTCCAGGGCCTAGCATTGTAAATACTACATGTAGGGGTTGCCTTTCAATTGCCCAGTTGAGATGACCTGCAACTCCACCCACCCCTGATGACCCAACTCCTACCAGCATCTAAAGGTCTCCACCATGAGGCTCTGCATAGTTGTGACCCGCCTAGCAATAGTGGTAGTCACGTTTTACCTATGCTCCAACACCTTCTCCACTCCCCAGTCAGCCACACCCTATCCCCCAGAACCATTGACCGTCCCCCCCCCAACTCCGCACCGGATATTACTTTTGACTTCCCCACTGTTAGCCTTCAATCCTCTCCCATCACGTAAAGAAGTTAAATGAATACAATCCCACTTtgaaccaactgaagaaacagCTGGCAGAAGAaaactcaacaatgttcaatattGCTGGAGGAAGCCAAAAGATGCATAAAGGAGACAGAAAAACTGAAGAATAAGTTGTTTGAAACAAAAGAGACATCAGATGcaaaagtcatggaactttccaagatgcgagtgggTAGCAAAGCTATGGATAGCTCAACCcccgaactgaaccaagttaagattgcaacagagagaaatttggccgactgatgaaatcaaaatgaaggaggGGACAAAACTCTGCCGCAAACACAAGAAAAAAGACAGAAATCAAACTcgaaaggccaataggctatgtctccagaaccctctctgcagccaagaagggttactcacaacttgaaaaagaaggTTTATCTGTAATATctggagtaaaaaaaaaatccatcaataTCTGCATGGTTGACATTTCtccatagtgtcagatcatacgccactaatgggtttatttaatgaagataaagcaattccaTCAATAACCTCTGCCAAAAGTCAATGATGAGCCTTGATTTTGTTGGCGTATGAGTACACCTTCATGCACCGTccgggtgtgcatatagcaaatgcagacatCCTCAGTCTTCTTCCTATGTCAGGTAGCGTTACGCATGCtatagtgccacaagaagttgcacttgtgttgaatttcctggactcctcaccggTCTGTGCaaagcagataaagaattggacaaactgaGATCCAATTTTATCGAAGGTCCAAGAACAGGTACtgcaggatggtcaaatgcaccagTCTCTGAAGAGATAAATCAATTCTATGCCCATAAAACTGAATTAAGTTgccaagatggaatcttgttgtggggaggaAGAGTCGTCATCCATTCACAAGGAAGAGGACCAATCTTCACAGAGCTTTACAGTGTGCATCCTGGCATTTCGAAAATGAAAATGCTTGTACGAAGCTAattctggtggccaggtatacaTAGTGATGTAGAAAAAATGGTTAACCACTGTCTCCAGTGTTAGCAACAACAGAACTTGCCTGTTTCAGCTTCACTGCATCCATGGGAATGACCTAGTCAATCCTGGGTTAGATTACacatagactatgtaggtccattttaggtaccatgtttttattgatcattgaCGAGCATTCTATGTTGATGGACGTGTACaaagttagatcactgacatcgTGTGCAACTACTGAAAAGTTGCGCCAATGTTTAAGTGTACATGGCCtgccagaagtcattgttttggataacGGCACTGCCTTCACTAGTACAGAGTTCCAgaaattcatgagtttaaatggaatgaaACATATTAAAAcggcaccatatcatcccttatCCAATTGGTtggcagaaagagcagtgcaaacttttaaaacaggaatgaagaaatTATTCAAAGAAATATTAGAAGCacaaatattacaatttcttctCAACAATTGCACCACTCCTCATGCAACCAcgggttcaacactgtctgaattattaATGAAATGCCACCTTCATACAAAGTTGAGTCTGGCATTTTGTAACtcagaggggaaggtagagaagaaccagaatagtcagaaagtgaatcatgatgttcacagtaaagatTGAAAATTTACAGTGGGAGAGACAGCTTTTGTGTGAAAGATTGGAAATGAACCTAGTTGGGTTCCTGCTATAATCGGCTCTGAAGCAGGACCTTTGTCATACCAAGTAGAAGTGGAAagcaggattgttaggaaacacacGGAACATCTAAGAAGTAAAGAGACACTCCAACAACTAGTTACTCCACTTGAAATTGAAATcaaacctttaatccctgaggtgccagatcgacatagaatagacatacctgatgtctctgttgaagtaaataattctgagctgccattgtctaaggatatccctgatgctgcagttcctgattgAGTCGATCCAGTGGTAGAACCTCAAATCGTAGAGCTACGTCACTCTAaccgaattagaaaaccacctgaCACTTAATCTAAAATTGCATGAATTGTGTGTATTTGTATATATtattaagatattcttgtaaaaaagagatgtaaaaaaaattaatgggggagcaatgtagtgattgtaagtaaaacctttcattcTGTTTAAGGGATCACGTGATTGTATTGACgaatcagccagaagtgcaggtgggcggagctttctagtcatggacttGTTTAAGTATGTAGCTtcttcaggagctctgtaaataaagttaactgtttctaacCAGAAACCTGTCCATTACACTAAGGACAGAAAtgtccccctgttgggggggttgtgcaggggtgggtgcaaacccgatcggcgcccccgattggggccaCGCTGCCAATGAAGGTCCACCCAGAGTGATGCACACCCAGaaacgctatgcactccctgtgcaggctgggggagggattccctgagtcggggcctgcgcatgcagaaatctccctgaggcacagaggtacctcagggagattactttcacaTATAAAACATCgaagaaaggtaaaaaaaaaatttaaggacatgtcccttcatatgaaactgccacatgagcggggacatgtccattaattttttcaaaagttttcatttaattaataaacccttcatggaacctcagcccgcctgtggatgaggtttcatgaaaaatatgaaggtcgcctgggctcttcacctatccaccaaccttaaggttggacgggcagcattcttaactactttaattactttcttaatggctttaataggcttttgacagttcatcgggacgcatgcccgacgtcaccacacattattttacacgtcggtgagcgggccccgcccccgttcgccgacccgaaaattcttccctaagTTTATTACAGAGGTGGTTCAAGGAGGTTTACTAgtttgacacctggaatgagcagggtgtcttatgaggaaagattaggtggactgggcttgtttccactggactttagaagagtaaggggtgacttaAATGAAGTATATAAGGATGTGGAAAGGATTTTTCCTCTtgagggtgagtccagaaccagcactactttaaaattaggagtcacccttACAGAACagaagtgaggagaatttttttctctcagaggcttgtgtgattttggaactctctgcctcagaaggcggtggagacaggtcattgaatatttttaagatagaggtatatagattcttgttaggcaagggaatcaaaggttatgggggggtagatgggaatgtggaattcaaagcacaatcacatcagccatgatcttattgaatggcagagcaggctcgagagaccgattggcctacttctgctcctatttcatatgtttgtatattcGTGATCCATCTGTGTACAAGGGAACCTGCAGGGCTTGGCAAGGTTAGGGCTGATATTTCCTGGCATTTGCTCCATACTACCCCTTCACAGCTCTGAAAAGGTACCCCTTTCTTGCACAAAGATCCAAGTTTCAAGTAGAATCTTACCTACAGCTGCATAATGTGCAGCAAATCCAATGTAGCTCTTCTCATTTGAGTAATCAGTTCTAAATATCACTGTCATGTTGTTCCCTGTGGAATAGAATTGTTTGTCACGCGGAGCCTcttctgtatctgtgctggtcTCACCACAGAGCTTGGCCAGCTGTTTCCTCTCCATCAGGATCTGAACATAATTATAAAAATTAttggcatttaaaaaaatattaaactGCTTTTTCTTTCATCTGTTATTTTAAGTCTACTTTTCTTTTTTTGGTTGCAGGATTTAAATCATTGTGTTTTATTGGTAACAAACTGCATGTACACGATACAGTATTGCTATCCATTACTTTAACAAAAGCATGAATCCATTTTAAACACTGAACATGGAAATTTTATACAAGTATGTTAACACATTTTATTCACTAATATTTGACAGGACAATCTCAATCCATTTCTTTCCTCGTTCATTTTGTCTTTTATAATTTCCGCATCCTTTTCGCATGTGTTTTTTTACACTGATACTTTAATCTCTGCTCAATACTCTGTACCAAGCAGCGTAATGGGATGTCAACTTTCATTCCGGGTCTGCTTTGGTGGAATTAGCAGCTCCCGACTGCCGGCTCTCTAGCCTTCAATCACTCCAGTGTAATTTAAGCACTTTTGAGGTTGACATGAACTAATCTACACGACCAGTTGGGTCATTGTGTCTCTAGTCACATCTGCTGCTGGTAATTATTTAATTTACAGCCACACAAAAACAAAAGTTTAGTGCATGCTATCATCAAGTACCAACTTGACAGGGAGAATGCCTTTTGCTGTTATGTGTATTCATGTCATATGTCTATTTGGAAATTTCCTCTGTGTCCCTAGTAAAATCACAAACATTTTTAACAATGCAGTCAATATTTTTTAGCAAGTACTGCAGAGCGAATCCTTCATAAATGGATTTCAAATGCTACTATAAAAACCAGATTAATTCTTACACCATGTTCTTTGACCAGCATCTCACCGATCCAAAATTTTGTTTTAATATTTGAGTAAACTCATTTATTCAACTAAAGTAGAGGTACCTTAACGTGGTCATAGTCGCAGCGGTAAGAAGGTTCGAGGCTGAAATGTGAGAAATACAGTTTTATCACAAATCCACTAGGAACAGAGATGTTCCAGGTTTGGTAGATATTGTCTCCATATGCAGTTGGAAAAGCAGGGGATTGAATTTCCCCAAACATGTCACTCAACTGAAAGCCAAAAGCTGCTGGAAGCAGGAGTGAAACCCACTGGAGTAGCCTGGGAAGAAAGAATGAACATAACTGAAGTTACTTGGAATTGATTGTGCAGCAGCAGTTGGAATTGGAGAAAATAGTTTTGCTGGATTTTTGTCCTCAGCGCTCCCTATCCTCCACTCCAATAATTCTCCAAGAACTCTGTGCTCTTCCAATACTGGCTTCTTGTACATCCCTGATTTTCTTTACACCACCATTGGCAGTCATGTCTTCAGCTGACTGGACCATGAGCTCTACAATTCTGTCACTGaacctttcttcctttaagatgctccttacaaACCCTTTAATCAAGATTTTGGTCACTAAATCCCGCCACCTCCTTAtgtatggctcagtgtcaaattttgtctgataataccCCTGTGAAGGGTCTTGGGACGTTTTATTGTGTGTTATATAGgtacaagttgttgttactgTTTTTAATCAGTTGAAGACTGCCCACAGCAGGAAATGAAGTACTTTTCCA is a genomic window of Carcharodon carcharias isolate sCarCar2 chromosome 15, sCarCar2.pri, whole genome shotgun sequence containing:
- the LOC121288691 gene encoding mannan-binding lectin serine protease 1-like, with the translated sequence MFGEIQSPAFPTAYGDNIYQTWNISVPSGFVIKLYFSHFSLEPSYRCDYDHVKILMERKQLAKLCGETSTDTEEAPRDKQFYSTGNNMTVIFRTDYSNEKSYIGFAAHYAAVDIDECDQKIFEEPFCDHYCHNYLGGYYCSCKLGYFLDSDNKICRVRKVSSIQKSAFIRKEMGM